The Marinomonas sp. CT5 genome contains the following window.
CGCTAAATCCATGTCGACCCCAAAAGGCGATGACATCACAGTATTTGATTTGCGTTTTTGCGTACCAAACGAAGAAATTCTTTCCGAAAAAGGCATTCACACACTAGAGCATTTATTTGCAGGTTTTATGCGTGAACACCTAAACAGTGACAATGTCGAGATTATTGACATCTCACCAATGGGTTGCCGTACTGGTTTTTACATGAGCCTAATTGGTACACCTTCTGAAGATAGCGTAGCCGCTTCTTGGAAAGCCGCAATGGAAGACGTACTGAAGGTAAAAGCTAAGGCAGATATTCCAGAGCTTAATGAATACCAATGTGGCACATACGAAATGCATTCTCTAGAAGAAGCGCAAGCAATTGC
Protein-coding sequences here:
- the luxS gene encoding S-ribosylhomocysteine lyase → MPLLDSFRVDHTRMHAPAVRVAKSMSTPKGDDITVFDLRFCVPNEEILSEKGIHTLEHLFAGFMREHLNSDNVEIIDISPMGCRTGFYMSLIGTPSEDSVAASWKAAMEDVLKVKAKADIPELNEYQCGTYEMHSLEEAQAIAKMILDRDVKVNSNEELYLSEEFLKEHS